The Rickettsia endosymbiont of Gonocerus acuteangulatus nucleotide sequence TTTAAGCAAACATTATAATTGTAGTCTGCAACTTGGTGGTAGTGATCAGTGGGGTAATATCGTAATGGGGGCGGATTTAACTCGCAAAATAAGTAGCAAAGAAGTGTTTGGTATGACAACGCCGTTACTTACAACCGCTTCAGGTACTAAAATGGGTAAGACGGCTGCAGGTGCTGTATGGCTTAACGAAGATATGCTAAGCCCATATGATTATTACCAATATTGGCGTAATTGCGAAGATGCTGACGTGGTTAGATTTGCTAAATTATATAGTGAGCTAACAAGTGAAGAGCTTACAGCATTTGAAAATTTAGCAAATACGGATATTAATGCCGCTAAAAAGCAACTTGCTTATGAATTGACTAAACTTTGTCATGGAGAGCAAGAAGCCAAGACCACTTTAGAGACTGCAGTAAAAATATTTGAACAAGGACAAATTGACGAAAATTTAACTACAATAGTTTTAGAGCCGGAAATGTTACAAGCAGGCATTACTGCATTTGAGCTATTTCATGAAGCTGGGCTTGCTACCTCTAAATCTGAAGCACGTAAGCTTATAAGAGGAAAAGGAGCTAAGATAAACGATGAATTAGTTACAGATGAAAATATGGTAATTAATACTACTTTCTTACTTGAGAATAATATTATTAAACTCTCCGCTGGTAAGAAAAGACATATATTGGTTAAGGTTTAGAAAGAGGTCATTCTCGCATAGATTGAGAAGTATATCGGTGTCATTTAGTTGCTTGTACCCAGGTTGTTGCAGCTCTAATGTCATTCCCGCGTAGGCGGGAATCCAGCATAAAGCGAGATACCTAAGCTTTTAATTTTTAAAACTTGCTGTATTTATGTTTTTTATTTCTGGATTCCCGCCTACGCGGGAATGACATTAGAATCTAGTTTCCAAGCCATGGCATGACACTGATAACACTTTACACAACTATACTTTCATGCCCCATTGTCATTGCTAAAATAAAAGGGACCAGTAAATTGCACGAAAAAGGGACCAGAGAAGTTGGTGTGACCTAATAAGGTTAATGTGCAATATTCACTAGATAATTAAGCAAGTAAATATCTAGTGATACAATGATAAGAATAAATATGTATACAACAATTATCACCCTTTATAAACAAGGCAATAGTCAAAGGAATATTGCCAAACTAACAAGAACAGACCGCAAAACAGTACGAAAAATAATAAACCGCTATGTAGAGGCTGGTACAGAATCCCCAGCAATCTATGAACGATCTTCAGTTTTGGATTTTTGGCACGAAAAAATAATTGAGTTATTAGAAAAAAATCTGAGTTACATAAGAATTTTTGAGGAGTTAAAAAATCAAGGTTATACAAGCAGTTATACTTCTTTGACCCGTTATATCAAAAAATATAAAATTAAGGATAACAGTTGCATTCGTTTTCATACTTTAGCAGGAGAGGAAGCACAAGTAGATTTTGGTGACATAGGCTTACAGTATAATTCTAAAGGGCGTAGAGTTAAAGCATATGTATTTAATATGCGTTTAAGCTATAGTCGCCTTGATTATTATGAAGTAGTGTTTGATCAAAGTTGTCAAACATGGATTCAATGTCATATCAATGCATTTAATTATTTTGCTGGTAGTCCAAAAGTAATAAAACTTGATAATCTTAAAGCTGGAGTAGTAGATGCCAATTTTTATGAGCCAGTATATCAGAAGGAATATAAGTGCTTAGCCGATCATTATGGAATTTTACTTTCTCCTTGTCGAGTGTATCAACCGCAAGAAAAAGGCAAAGTTGAGTCGGGAATAAAATACGTTAAAAATAATTTTTTTGCTGGTCGTAAATTTGATAGATATGAAGAATTAACAAATGGTCTTGCAAATTGGTTAAATAAGGCCAATAGCCGAATACATGGTACTACTAAGAGAATACCTAGAGAACTGTTTGAGCAAGAGGAAAGAAGTAGTTTGATTCCTTTACCATTAGAAACTTTTGATTTGTCATCTTGGCATAATCGAAAAGTAGCAAAAGATTGTCATATTACCATAGATAATAATTATTACTCTGTACCAGCAAAATATATATACAGTGAGGTAATGGTACAATTGTCCCCAAAACTTGTTCAAATATTTTCTATACAAAATGATTTAATAGCAAGACACGTTAGAACAGAGGGCAAGGGGATATTTACCACTAATCCGTCTCATTATGCTAAATACAAACGTCTATGCCCAGGTTTTATAGAATATAGTGAACATTATCAACAACAAATGCAGCAGATAGGGAATAATTGCAGT carries:
- the istA gene encoding IS21 family transposase: MYTTIITLYKQGNSQRNIAKLTRTDRKTVRKIINRYVEAGTESPAIYERSSVLDFWHEKIIELLEKNLSYIRIFEELKNQGYTSSYTSLTRYIKKYKIKDNSCIRFHTLAGEEAQVDFGDIGLQYNSKGRRVKAYVFNMRLSYSRLDYYEVVFDQSCQTWIQCHINAFNYFAGSPKVIKLDNLKAGVVDANFYEPVYQKEYKCLADHYGILLSPCRVYQPQEKGKVESGIKYVKNNFFAGRKFDRYEELTNGLANWLNKANSRIHGTTKRIPRELFEQEERSSLIPLPLETFDLSSWHNRKVAKDCHITIDNNYYSVPAKYIYSEVMVQLSPKLVQIFSIQNDLIARHVRTEGKGIFTTNPSHYAKYKRLCPGFIEYSEHYQQQMQQIGNNCSLLLESLQQTRVNDWQRCARGIISLRKVYNDDLIDKACHRALHYGISSYSKIKNILNSNAVNLPLPEFGGNNAELI
- the tyrS gene encoding tyrosine--tRNA ligase — protein: MTFIEEFINKGYFHQCTDLERLTSITKESKIAAYIGFDCTATSLHIGNLMQIMILRLLQKHGHKPIVIIGGGTSKIGDPSGKDEARKTITKEDIAKNAEGIKKSLSKFIRFGDGESDAIMLDNAEWLDSLHYLDFLRDFGSHFSVNRMLTMDSVKLRLEREQHLSFLEFNYMLLQAYDFYYLSKHYNCSLQLGGSDQWGNIVMGADLTRKISSKEVFGMTTPLLTTASGTKMGKTAAGAVWLNEDMLSPYDYYQYWRNCEDADVVRFAKLYSELTSEELTAFENLANTDINAAKKQLAYELTKLCHGEQEAKTTLETAVKIFEQGQIDENLTTIVLEPEMLQAGITAFELFHEAGLATSKSEARKLIRGKGAKINDELVTDENMVINTTFLLENNIIKLSAGKKRHILVKV